A region of the Siniperca chuatsi isolate FFG_IHB_CAS linkage group LG23, ASM2008510v1, whole genome shotgun sequence genome:
CTGACTGAAGATGATGTTTATTCTATTTAAATTAACGCAGCTCAAAGTCTGGCTTTATGTTAGTTCAgtctttattaaaataaaatgacagataACCCTTCTGCAATTTCATCATATCAAAATGCAATTCATTTTTTAAGACTTGGTCACATGCACATGGAGTTCAATGGGGAAACTGACCTTAAtcttactttaaaaaatgtattctagtaattaaaacaatattgtCCATTAAGTGCCttgatttttaaattgatatttGGTCTGCTATCTTCAGCTTCTTAGACGTCTTAGAAGAAAAACACCCTAAATAGACCTATGAGGGACTGAGGCACAGTGCCATCAGTGAGACCTTTTGACAAGTACTAGCTTGACACAAAGATGCTTTATTGAGGCCAGAAGATTTTACTTAAATCAGCTAAGAACAGGTAAAGCCACTAACTGaatttttaagttaatttttGATATTCACAAATGAGCCATTGCAGCTGCAGATTGAAAGTAATAGAACCCTAAGAATTTATCATTATTCAGTATTTAACTCCTGTTCTGGCTAATTTCCTTATGCTTTTAACAATATGTCTCTATGTGTATTGTGGTATTGGATTAGAAATTGAAAGTGAATTGGTGTCCCTATCCTACTGCTCAGTGTAATCAATTATCAGCCATCCAACACTCCCCAGATGTAATAGTTTCAATTTTGCTGTGTAGAGAGTCCATTTCATGTGCACAAAGCCTCTTCAacactgtgtttgtgctgtcaGATAGCTTTGTCTTCACTGCTCCACTCAGTTCCCCAGAAGAAGTGTACTGGCACACCTCCAAGACAGAGGAGTGTactctctgtgtatgtgtgtacacattGCTCTACCACTGCTTTTTGATTTCCCTCAGCACAGGCTGTATCCCTTCTGCCATCACTCTCACGAATGAACAGAAAGCATCCTTTAGTTAACACAGAGAAGTGGAAAACTTATAAAAGTTCTCTCATGCCTCttttcagtctttctctctatctgttttctcttctgttaTTTGCTTTTTCTGAGTAAATCGACAAGATTTTCCCATGCCCTGGAAGGGATGGAGACCCAGAGATATTAAACTCTGGAGAAACCCTGTTGTAGCCTCGCAGATTTCCATTCATTCACCCAGACTGACAATTGGCTTTTGATTAAAGGCTGTTGATTAAAGGTTTGGAGGGTATTTGCATCAGTGactgtgtttctttctctttttacttGCAAGTGCACCATtccttttgtatttattgcCTCCATTTGAAAACCTGCATTTATTTTCTCCTTGTTTGTAGCTGAACATGCCACTTGAAAGCCTGGCTAAACCACCTTCTCAGTAAGCAAAGGAATCTAGCTCAACATTTAGTCTGAACCAAAATGAAAAAGTCAAAGCAACAAATAAGTTAGAAATGTATATTTGGTCAGGGTTAAAGCTAGTGCCAAAGTATAAACAGAAATATGGTATAAGCAATCTCAGCAACATATCACGTCTCATTTAGTCAGATAGTGTACATaccctttccctccctccctcccttattgactgacatttaattttcctcctctgtccaAAGGCACCCATGTAATGGAAGGCTCAGGGAAAATGCTGGTCACTGCTGTGGGTGTCAACTCTCAAACTGGAATTATCTTCACTTTACTTGGGAGTGCCGAGGATGATGAcgaagatgaagaggaaaagaaaaaggaaaaggaggagaagaagaaacagagaaaaagttAGTATGCTCACTGCTTATTTCCCTTCCTATTTCTGTTGGTATTGATCAGTGTATGCAGCAGGTGGACGTGTTTGTGCGgacatttccattttctacCACCAGTTTTGCATCTCACAGAAAGATTCCATCATCTTCCATTGAgactatttttataatattgaAAGCAGTGAGTGCTGAGCTGGTGCAGAAAAGTGTAGTTGACTTGGTAGTTGCATGCCTCTCTAAGAGCTCAGCAGCAGATTCAAGGTCCAGGGTTGAGCTGCAGGAGGTTTTGCAGTTTCTTATGGATAGGCCTGCAGCTAACAATTCCTCTCATTATGGATTTATCtgccaaatattttctcaattaatccgtctataaaatgtcagaaaatgtgaaaaatgcccttAATAGTTTGCCACACCCCaagttgacatcttcaaatgtcttgtattgtctgaccaacagtccaagagatattcagtttactatcacagaagacaaagaaaaccatcatcaaatgtttgagattttagctttaaaaatgactaaagCAATTCTtcgataatcaaaatagttgctggttAACGTTCTGTTGACTAAGCGATTAATCGACttattgttgcagctctacttaTGGACATAGTTCTTTTAGCTTTGACATTCGAAACACTAAGAATGGTTGGACTAACGCttaataaaatatagaataaagaGAACCTTTTGTATGTCATAAAATCACAGCAGTGGTGTATTGCTTTGCAAGAATTTCAggattttctttccttttttaaatgaaagagaaGTGACataattatatacatacataatattttACAATAGTGGTTAATAGTACAGTTGCTGTATAATGcccatcattttattttacttactaCTACTGACTCCATGGTGTATTTCTCCACAGACAAGAAGCAGGATGGTTCTGTGGAAAATCGTAAGAAAGGTAAGTTGCTTAcctacatgcacatacatactctctcacacacagccatATATAATTGCCTTACAGCTTAGCGCCTACCTTTTATGgattagcatttagctttatCAGTGTCTCCCTCTCCATTTAACAGCACTGGATGTAGGTTAAAGCCTCAATTTGTTAATAATTGCCTGCAGTGGTTGGCAAGTAATGAGGAGTTGCATATTTTTGCATGACCCCATGTCAGTGTATACTTAGTACTGGCTGTTCTTGCCTATCCATTGTACTGTCTGGCCCTCCCTTCTGTCTCTATCTCCTCTTTTCTCGTCCTTCCCTGGCTCATTGCGCTTTGAGCAGCAGGTGCTACTGAATCCAGTTATAGCGATTAGTGGTGAGGAGATTAAAGCCGTGCAACAATTCTGGGGCCAGAACATCTGCTTTCccacccatctctctctttctgactcTCCCTCAGGCTCCCACAATTTGATTTCTATTGATGTCCCAGTCTGAACTATTCAGAGTCAAACTGTAAGACTTGCACTGGTGCAGTTTCAGACTGACAACAGTGATAATGAAGCTTTTTAGTGGTAACTCAGCCAGCTAGCTGGGCTTGTAGTCCTGCTGGGACACTATGATCAGTAGTGCTTGGGTCTGTGACCACAACCCTGGCGCTAGCCCCTGGTGCACAGATTCCCTCTGCCTGCCAGGAATCAACAGTAATCCTTTAGACTGAGATTACACAGGCCATGTAAGTGCAGTACAAGCCGCAGtccacagcagctgcagtagCCTAGTGTTAAtgcccctcctcttcctcctcttcctgctacatacattcacacacaatacCATGTTACTGTCCATACCATAGTAAATAGAGCTTTTAGCATTGACAAATTGGACATGGGCTGCCTATGCTTAGACACTCAAAATAGTGTATGGTAATAATATCCAAAAAAATGACAGTAAGTGAGAGATGGAAAAGATTTGTCAGTTGTCCTGTAGCAGCAGAAGTAGTAGCAGCAGTGCCCGGCAAATGATTTTATTGTGGTGAGTGACACGACAGAGACCAGCCCCCGCTGGCCTGCCGGCTggctctcctccctcctttgcCATTAGAGGCTTTGCGTCTCCAAGGTTACCTGGTTAGATGTGGGTTTGAGATTCCCGTCAGTTCTGCATGCGAGGGAGGGGGGTCCAGAGGGATGTTGAGGAAAAGATGAAAGAGATTTATGGGAATTTAACTGGCAACAACTGCTGTGGCTGCTGTCGAAGGAGGAGGTGATTCCTCACAGATACCAATGCTACTAGCTAGTTAACCTGTTCTTTGAATCTCTAGGTGGGAGCATGGTAATTACATTTCCAAATCTTTCAGCTAATTACTGTGCAGTCAGATCACTGCAAACATAATTACAGTGACATTTCCCAAGTTCCATGGATGAAAGGGATGTCAAAAAAGCATGCTTAAATTTTGAGCAATGTGACATCTCATCTTTTGGAAGTCACTTTTCATTTAATCTGTTATCTTGAAATATAGTGCTCTGTTGTCTTATACTTGAAATATTTctataaaacagtatttttgtcATGCTGTTCTGAAGCAACTTGCTGTGACTTCAGATCAGATAACCAAATGTCAAGATAAAATCTATTCTAAACTTGTTGATCTATTTGTTCTTAACACAATCATACCAGGGAatatagaaaatgaaaatattaaaggtgaaaatacttaaataaaatacagttcatTTGTTATTTGACCAAATACAGTTTATCCATTCACTAGTGTAACAACAAAgtaaatatttcagattttgCAAATGTGCAAATCTAAATAGGCTTCATTGAGTGCCTGATTGAAGAATGCAGCTCTTGTGTGTTATTTGGGTTATGCTGCTAGACTGGTTTGATCAGAAATCCTTTTCATTTCAGAAACATGCTCTGGAATCTGTTAAAATATGAAGACAATGAACACAATGTTGCTTTGTATACAAATCAAATTGTGTACTTTAAATTTGTGTGCGTCACTTGATACCACAAAAATGTAATGGCCAATACTCACGTGAAACTGTCAGGTCATTTCATTTAACAACTTTTTCTTATTCTTTGCTGCAGCTAAAGCACAGGATGGTGCTGCAATGGAAATGCAGCCtctgaacagtgatgagggaggagaagcagaggagaagaagaaaaccagCCTGCCTAAGAAAGAGAAGTCTGTTCTCCAGGGCAAACTGACCAAATTAGCTGTACAGATTGGCAAAGCAGGTGAGTCAGACAAAAACACGTTATTCTGGCATAGCTGAATGCtgtagattgtaaaacataCAAATTTGTATGTGCATTCATTCACTGTCATTTTAATGTCTACATCTCCAACATTCTATAATGTTTTCTATTCAGAATTACTTCTGTTATAACTAACATGTTGGTAAACCCTCTTTCTCATTATCTCATTCCCCTCAGGACTGGTTATGTCGGCCATCACTGTTATTATCCTGGTGGTGCTGTTTGTAGTAGACACCTTCTGGATCCAGAATCTGCCCTGGATCAAGGACTGCACACCCATTTACATCCAATTCTTTGTGAAATTCTTCATCATTGGTGTCACTGTTCTGGTGGTGGCTGTTCCCGAAGGCCTTCCACTCGCTGTAACAATCTCCCTGGCATACTCCGTTAAGGTAAAGTCTCCTAGCCAAGTGACCTGTGTCCAGTGCTGACCAGCTTACACTTTAGCCTATTAAAACTAGCAGGCCAGGCTGTTAAGACAAGGAGACTTGGATAACTGATACCCTAAAGCCAAGCTATGATCCTCTGTGCTGAACTTGTTAGCTAACAGAGGGGTTTATCCAATCAAGGAGCTATTAATTTCAATATTGTAGCCTTTACACATATTTCTTTGGCCTAAATTTCTGATTGGCCACTCTGAATTTAGTTGTTCATGTTTAGTTGTTGATCATttgctattttgttttatcctcctacagaaaatgatgaaagaCAACAATCTGGTGCGTCACTTGGATGCCTGTGAGACTATGGGCAACGCTACCGCTATCTGCTCGGACAAGACTGGTACACTCACCATGAACCGCATGACTGTGGTGCAAGCCTTCATCGCTGAAAAGCACTACAAGAAGGTCCCCGAACCAGAGAACATCCCCTCCTCCATTTTAGACATCCTGATTCTGGGCATCGCAGTCAATTGCGCCTACACTACTAAGATCATGGTAGGCATGAGGAAAGCAAAATAGTTCTAAAATACACTATGTATCACCGTGAATCTTGCCTTACTTGCTGTCTTCCCACCTTTGCCTTCAGCCTCCAGAGAAAGAAGGGGGCCTGCCACGGCAGGTGGGTAACAAGACCGAATGTGCCTTGCTTGGCTTTTCTAATGACCTGAAACGTGACTACCAGGCTATTCGCAACGAGATCCCTGAAGAGAAACTGTACAAAGTCTACACCTTCAACTCAGTCCGCAAGTCTATGAGCACTGTGTTGAAGATGGCTGATGGCAGCTACCGTATGTTCAGCAAAGGGGCCTCAGAAATTCTCctaaaaaagtaagaaaacgGTTTTCATCTTTGGTGTTCactttgcatgttttatgttttttttatatataggaTTGTATGGTTTATCTTTATATCTGTGTTTCTCTTGGAATTTTATACTGAAGAGATATGCACTGATGTATGAAGTGCGATCACTTCTGTCCACATAAATTATTCTACTGAATGAAAGGTTATTCCGTAGATTTTTTGCTTGTTCCAGCTGGCCCGACTTTGCAGTAAATGATAAGTGTAATGGCTTAAGCAGCTAAGAAGTTCAAGTGCATCCCACCCAAGCCCCTTACTTTGCGACTTAAAAACAGGCGCTGAGAAAATGAGCCGGTAACAACTCTGTAAGCCTCTTAACCAAGCAGGCTTCTTTTTAACCCACAGAGGGCTTAGTGTGATTTCTTACAACTGCAGCTCACCATTGAAACGCTTTGTCTTCTCCTCTGCCCTTAACCCTTTATCTCATCtaaattattttctccatttctAATTCTGTACCTATCTCCTCCTTCATCCACATTTCTCAGCTACATCTCTCTTAATGTCTTATTTCCTCTGTATAATCTTTTCTACACTTATATGTTAATATATCCCCTATTCACCTCCCAGGTGCTGTAAAATCCTGACAGCAAATGGTGAGTCCAAGGTGTTTCGCCCTCGGGACAGAGATGACATGGTTAAGAAAGTGATTGAGCCCATGGCCTCAGAGGGCCTGAGGACCATCTGCCTAGGATACAGAGATTTCCCTGCCTCTGAGGGTGAGCCTGACTGGGACAATGAAAATGATATCCTCAGTGGACTGACCTGTGTCTGCGTGGTGGGCATTGAAGACCCCGTGAGACCCGAGGTTGGTGGCTACACATGCAAGGATGCACATCAGCATTAGGGTTACatcaaagttgttgttttaattgAAACAGGTAGAGAGAACTTAATTTCATAGACAAAATTGCTTGTGGGTTCAATGAAAGTGTGTGAATATCACTAATAAATTTCACAGATTTAACAAAACTGTTCATATGGTGTCCAGGAGACGACATCCAGCACTAAAGATAAATCCCATGGTGGgattttttagctttttagctAGATTTTTTAGCTGCACAATTTGCAAAGTAAAGCTGCGCTGTCCTACTGGATGTTGGGCCTGTGCTGTGACTTTATCAGCTCCATGTGTTGTGCTAGCATCCGCTGCCCCAGGGCAGGTTATGCTCCAAAAGTAGTAGTTTGTACGATGGGTTGTTCGACCAtgtctgaaggcaaaagtgtttatacctgaTCCAAAGAGCCACACTCGAAGGGGGGGTGAAAAGCCAGCCATCATAGAGCGGAGGGATACGCAATATCATTTATATATACGGTTAACAGGGCACATTTTCAGTCTCACCAAGAAGACATgcatagtgttgcactcggtGACAGAAATACCGTAGTTGTGTCAAGAATGAcaaaagagagctagagagagaagttcaaaccttCGTTCCCTTCTCACCTCCACATAGCTGGTCAATCACAGCATGAATTGGGTGTCATTGTCTGTTTCGGAACGGGTGCGGGTGGAGGGGGTATTCAaccatccgacaagcacttCTGAAGCACACTGGCAGCTTAATGGGGTAGCTTGCTCCACTGGACTTTTGGGCACCAAGGCTTTCTCAGTAAAGCAAGAAAATTGAATGCCTGGAGATGCTGCATCAGCCATTTTTATAACATGAGGAGTGGCTCCACTTCGGTGCAAGCGACATCAAATACTGAACCAGTACAGGAGCTATGATATTGAGGCTTTTGAATGAGTGGTTCCACAGTGACACAACTAAATGAGTGGGCAGGTAGCACACTCAACTTGTTTGCTGGAAACAACTTCCTGTGGTTTGGACGGGGCTTGATAAGAGCAGGGAGACTTCACTATACAGTCTCTATATAAATCTAAACCTGAAAAAAAGCCTAACTGTGTAAAGCTGAGTTTGATGTTATGACCACTTCACAAAACAGGGAATTTAATTTTGAAATCCCCAGTGAAATGCAAAAATAGCTTGCATTTCCTCATTCATTGTGTTTCCGCTTTCCTTCAGGTCCCAGACGCCATCAGGAAATGCCAGCGTGCTGGCATCACGGTGCGGATGGTGACTGGGGACAACATCAACACAGCTCGAGCCATTGCCACCAAGTGTGGCATCCTACAGCCTGGAGATGACTTCATCTGCCTGGAGGGCAAAGAGTTCAACCGAAGGATACGCAATGAAAAAGGAGAGGTGGGCTACAGCAAAATACTGTACCTCAGAGACTGTTGAAAATGTACTGTTGGGATTCTATTAGGGTTTTGTGTCATGTTTCTAGATTGAACAAGAACGCATTGACAAGATCTGGCCCAAACTACGAGTACTGGCTCGTTCTTCCcccacagacaaacacaccttAGTGAAAGGTAATTCTGTTTTTGTGGTTTGACTAAAATGGACGAAGAATTTACGAAGTTATTgttagttttattgttttaggCTTCAAGGTTTCAActtaaaatattcatgttttaattttctaGGTATTATTGACAGCACAGTGATGGAACAGAGACAAGTAGTTGCAGTGACAGGAGATGGTACCAATGATGGTCCTGCTTTGAAGAAAGCTGATGTTGGCTTTGCTATGGTGAGTTTTCTCTGTGTTCACTATCTTTTAATTAGAATAGAGGTCTagtcaaaaaagacaaaatgggTAATTTTATACATAGAAAGCATTTTTTGCTAACTGTGCcataacatttaattttcagtgaTACTGGTTAAGAATGTTGTGATCAGATGCAGACATATTCTTGATCATCATCTCTTTTATCTCCAGGGTATTGCCGGCACAGATGTAGCCAAGGAGGCATCTGACATCATCCTGACTGACGACAATTTTTCCAGCATCGTCAAAGCCGTCATGTGGGGACGCAACGTCTACGACAGCATCTCCAAGTTCCTCCAATTTCAGCTCACTGTCAATGTGGTGGCTGTCATTGTAGCATTTACAGGAGCCTGCATCACACAGGTTAGCGCCAAAAGAGTCTGTTTCATGTTGAAACGTGGTTTaaactgttaaatgttttgttcactAGTTCACActttgactgacagaaaaacagcaacagattGAAATAACTAAAGCTTTATCACAAATCGGTGAAGTAATCAGTTTACCATATCCTTGTGAAGATCCAGCAATAGAATCTGAGGGGAAACACAGGGTctaatattattttgaaaatttgtTTCTAAAGAGGCCTTTTAATTGATTTTCCTCATGCATTAGAAATTATAATCAATTAAAGCAATATAAGCAATGAAATTCgttaatcatgtttttatttctgcagcCTAATGCAGtgatttcttcttttatatCTCTACCAAAATGTTGCAGATCTATCttaaatattcaatatatttCTGAGACCAAAGTTGTCTTGATTTCCAGACATCCTGTCCTGTAAACATAACTCCTAATTTTTTTTGACACCATTCGCACATGTGAACAGAAACCAAATGTCATTTCACTCTTATGAAGTCTTAGACCTCATGTcaaaaccatagactgtataaaacatggacacaGTGTCCGTGACGTAACCCATAGTTGTCAtaaagggggaaattagctatagagaccaaaactgttttttgtatcAGGCTGtatacatgtttatttctgctctaaagttgggcattttaacattgaCTCGCTTTTGTAGCCAGCCTCAAGCGGCCATttgatgaactgcagtttttggcacttcgtgttggcttcatttttcagccacttggtcaaaacacacactcctcaaTGCTCATACTTCCACAGCTTATCTAAATGTGCCGTCAGTTATGTTGCAAACcacaaaataatttgtttttccacatgCAATTTGGTTCATATCAgttgaaatatctcaaatagATGCTCTGAATTCCCATGATGT
Encoded here:
- the atp2b1a gene encoding plasma membrane calcium-transporting ATPase 1a isoform X3 — its product is MANNSYSGVKNSMVEANHDGEFGCTLKELRSLMELRGTEAISKIGETYEDIKGLCNRLKTSPIDGLSGQPADIEKRKTVFGQNLIPPKKPKTFLQLVWEALQDVTLIILEVAAIVSLGLSFYKPPDAEREYCGRAAGGVDDENESEAGWIEGAAILLSVICVVLVTAFNDWSKEKQFRGLQSRIEQEQKFTVVRGGQVIQIPVAEIVVGDVAQIKYGDLLPADGILIQGNDLKIDESSLTGESDHVKKTQEKDPMLLSGTHVMEGSGKMLVTAVGVNSQTGIIFTLLGSAEDDDEDEEEKKKEKEEKKKQRKNKKQDGSVENRKKAKAQDGAAMEMQPLNSDEGGEAEEKKKTSLPKKEKSVLQGKLTKLAVQIGKAGLVMSAITVIILVVLFVVDTFWIQNLPWIKDCTPIYIQFFVKFFIIGVTVLVVAVPEGLPLAVTISLAYSVKKMMKDNNLVRHLDACETMGNATAICSDKTGTLTMNRMTVVQAFIAEKHYKKVPEPENIPSSILDILILGIAVNCAYTTKIMPPEKEGGLPRQVGNKTECALLGFSNDLKRDYQAIRNEIPEEKLYKVYTFNSVRKSMSTVLKMADGSYRMFSKGASEILLKKCCKILTANGESKVFRPRDRDDMVKKVIEPMASEGLRTICLGYRDFPASEGEPDWDNENDILSGLTCVCVVGIEDPVRPEVPDAIRKCQRAGITVRMVTGDNINTARAIATKCGILQPGDDFICLEGKEFNRRIRNEKGEIEQERIDKIWPKLRVLARSSPTDKHTLVKGIIDSTVMEQRQVVAVTGDGTNDGPALKKADVGFAMGIAGTDVAKEASDIILTDDNFSSIVKAVMWGRNVYDSISKFLQFQLTVNVVAVIVAFTGACITQDSPLKAVQMLWVNLIMDTFASLALATEPPTEALLLRKPYGRNKPLISRTMMKNILGQGVYQLIIIFTLLFAGEKVFDIDNGRNTPLHAPPSEHYTIVFNTFVMMQLFNEINARKIHGERNVFEGIFNNLIFCSIVFGTFIIQIVIVQFGGKPFSCVALTVDQWLWCTFLGFGSLLWGQVISSIPTSRLKFLKTAGHGTQKEEIPDEELDELDEMEEIDHAERELRRGQILWFRGLNRIQTQMDVVSAFQSGTSFQGALRRQASNSSQQQHDVTNVSSPTHVAFSTTTTAATAANTASATVGYPGGECIPQLHLPL
- the atp2b1a gene encoding plasma membrane calcium-transporting ATPase 1a isoform X5 codes for the protein MANNSYSGVKNSMVEANHDGEFGCTLKELRSLMELRGTEAISKIGETYEDIKGLCNRLKTSPIDGLSGQPADIEKRKTVFGQNLIPPKKPKTFLQLVWEALQDVTLIILEVAAIVSLGLSFYKPPDAEREYCGRAAGGVDDENESEAGWIEGAAILLSVICVVLVTAFNDWSKEKQFRGLQSRIEQEQKFTVVRGGQVIQIPVAEIVVGDVAQIKYGDLLPADGILIQGNDLKIDESSLTGESDHVKKTQEKDPMLLSGTHVMEGSGKMLVTAVGVNSQTGIIFTLLGSAEDDDEDEEEKKKEKEEKKKQRKNKKQDGSVENRKKAKAQDGAAMEMQPLNSDEGGEAEEKKKTSLPKKEKSVLQGKLTKLAVQIGKAGLVMSAITVIILVVLFVVDTFWIQNLPWIKDCTPIYIQFFVKFFIIGVTVLVVAVPEGLPLAVTISLAYSVKKMMKDNNLVRHLDACETMGNATAICSDKTGTLTMNRMTVVQAFIAEKHYKKVPEPENIPSSILDILILGIAVNCAYTTKIMPPEKEGGLPRQVGNKTECALLGFSNDLKRDYQAIRNEIPEEKLYKVYTFNSVRKSMSTVLKMADGSYRMFSKGASEILLKKCCKILTANGESKVFRPRDRDDMVKKVIEPMASEGLRTICLGYRDFPASEGEPDWDNENDILSGLTCVCVVGIEDPVRPEVPDAIRKCQRAGITVRMVTGDNINTARAIATKCGILQPGDDFICLEGKEFNRRIRNEKGEIEQERIDKIWPKLRVLARSSPTDKHTLVKGIIDSTVMEQRQVVAVTGDGTNDGPALKKADVGFAMGIAGTDVAKEASDIILTDDNFSSIVKAVMWGRNVYDSISKFLQFQLTVNVVAVIVAFTGACITQDSPLKAVQMLWVNLIMDTFASLALATEPPTEALLLRKPYGRNKPLISRTMMKNILGQGVYQLIIIFTLLFAGEKVFDIDNGRNTPLHAPPSEHYTIVFNTFVMMQLFNEINARKIHGERNVFEGIFNNLIFCSIVFGTFIIQIVIVQFGGKPFSCVALTVDQWLWCTFLGFGSLLWGQVISSIPTSRLKFLKTAGHGTQKEEIPDEELDELDEMEEIDHAERELRRGQILWFRGLNRIQTQIL
- the atp2b1a gene encoding plasma membrane calcium-transporting ATPase 1a isoform X4, whose amino-acid sequence is MANNSYSGVKNSMVEANHDGEFGCTLKELRSLMELRGTEAISKIGETYEDIKGLCNRLKTSPIDGLSGQPADIEKRKTVFGQNLIPPKKPKTFLQLVWEALQDVTLIILEVAAIVSLGLSFYKPPDAEREYCGRAAGGVDDENESEAGWIEGAAILLSVICVVLVTAFNDWSKEKQFRGLQSRIEQEQKFTVVRGGQVIQIPVAEIVVGDVAQIKYGDLLPADGILIQGNDLKIDESSLTGESDHVKKTQEKDPMLLSGTHVMEGSGKMLVTAVGVNSQTGIIFTLLGSAEDDDEDEEEKKKEKEEKKKQRKNKKQDGSVENRKKAKAQDGAAMEMQPLNSDEGGEAEEKKKTSLPKKEKSVLQGKLTKLAVQIGKAGLVMSAITVIILVVLFVVDTFWIQNLPWIKDCTPIYIQFFVKFFIIGVTVLVVAVPEGLPLAVTISLAYSVKKMMKDNNLVRHLDACETMGNATAICSDKTGTLTMNRMTVVQAFIAEKHYKKVPEPENIPSSILDILILGIAVNCAYTTKIMPPEKEGGLPRQVGNKTECALLGFSNDLKRDYQAIRNEIPEEKLYKVYTFNSVRKSMSTVLKMADGSYRMFSKGASEILLKKCCKILTANGESKVFRPRDRDDMVKKVIEPMASEGLRTICLGYRDFPASEGEPDWDNENDILSGLTCVCVVGIEDPVRPEVPDAIRKCQRAGITVRMVTGDNINTARAIATKCGILQPGDDFICLEGKEFNRRIRNEKGEIEQERIDKIWPKLRVLARSSPTDKHTLVKGIIDSTVMEQRQVVAVTGDGTNDGPALKKADVGFAMGIAGTDVAKEASDIILTDDNFSSIVKAVMWGRNVYDSISKFLQFQLTVNVVAVIVAFTGACITQDSPLKAVQMLWVNLIMDTFASLALATEPPTEALLLRKPYGRNKPLISRTMMKNILGQGVYQLIIIFTLLFAGEKVFDIDNGRNTPLHAPPSEHYTIVFNTFVMMQLFNEINARKIHGERNVFEGIFNNLIFCSIVFGTFIIQIVIVQFGGKPFSCVALTVDQWLWCTFLGFGSLLWGQVISSIPTSRLKFLKTAGHGTQKEEIPDEELDELDEMEEIDHAERELRRGQILWFRGLNRIQTQMDVVSAFQSGTSFQGALRRQASNSSQQQHDIL